AGTACATACCCAAGGCCGCGACCAAAAACGCCATGAAGAAGGCACCAAACAGTTTTGAATAAGGACTGTGCCCGCGTGCCTGTTCAGGCGCCATTTCAAATGTATTCATCAATGACCTTCCTTTCAAAATCATGATTTTTTATCGTTATATATATCTTGTACGAATGTATGATAAAAAAGTTTCACTCATACATCTTCATATTACCTTGTTTCAATGTGAATGTTAAATATTTTAACTATGATATCACGAATATGTAGAAAAGGGAAGCCGAGTCAAACTCAGCTCCCCTGTTCTTAAAGGCCTATTTAAACGGTACACGTGTCTGTGTGTAAATCGCCATGATTTTATCTTGCTGAGTTGGCGCCGTTTCACCATTAACCTGGTTAGAGGCCCTTTTCGGATTAGCTCTTGGTGATTTAAATTGTTCAGCGAAGGCTTTGGATTTACCTTTACCCAAGAGTTGTCACCCCTTTACTCATGATGGTGGTTTCTGACTTGGTTCGACAAGTACATGCGCTCTTGCGGACGAGTTCTTGTTGTACCATTGGCACGTTTGGATGAAAATTCAGCTTTAGCTCTCGGTTGAATGGAATTTTCATTTTGAACCGGATACTGTTTTTCCCCTCGATCGACCAATCGCCTTCATCCACCTTTCACTTTGGGGTACGCTTAGATTATGTTCATTGATGCATTGTTATTCAACATGAATTAATTCATGTTAATCCAAACATCTTTAACTTCGGTATAGTTGTTTAAGGCATAAGATCCCATTTCACGACCCATACCTGATGACTTAAAGCCACCGAATGGCGCCGCAGCATCGAATACATTATAGCAGTTAACCCATACTGTTCCAGCCTTAAGTTTGCTGGCCACATAGTGGGCAGAACGGACATTTTCTGTCCAAAGTCCAGCTGCCAAACCGTACTCAGAGTTGTTAGCCCGACCGACGACTTCATCTAAGTCTTCAAACGGCATAGCCGTAACCACTGGGCCGAAAATTTCTTCTTTGGCAATTGACATATCATCACCCACATCCGCAAAGACGGTGGGTTCAACAAAATAACCTTGATCGGAATGCTGACCGCCCGTTAAAAGTTCCGCCCCTTCATCTTGACCTTTATTAATGTAATTCAGCACACGGTTTTGCTGTTCTTTTGATACAAGAGGACCCATTTGCGTATCGGGATGCAGTCCTTGTCCCTGTTTTATATTTTTAGAGTAATCAACCAAATCAGCAACAACGTTATCAAACGATTTCTTTTGGATAAACACTCTCGATCCCGCCGAGCAGACTTGTCCTTGGTTAAACATAATGCCAGACACTGCTCCAGGAACGGCTTTCGTCATATCAGCATCTGGTAAAATGATATTTGGTGATTTACCACCTAATTCTAATGTTACGCGCTTAAGTGTATTTGAAGCTTCTGACATGATATATTGACCAATTTCCGTCGATCCTGTGAAAGCAATCTTATTAACTTCAGGGTGCTTAACAAGCGGGGATCCCGCCGTCTCGCCAAATCCAGGAATCACATTCAAAACGCCTTCCGGAAATCCAGCTTCTTCAGCCAGCTGAGCGAGATAAAGCGCTGAAAGCGGGGTTTGTTCCGCCGGTTTCAAAATAATGGTACATCCCGTCGCCAGCGCCGCACCTAGTTTCCAAGCCGCCATTAACAGCGGGAAGTTCCAAGGAATGATTTGACCGACGACGCCAACTGGTTCATGTCTCGTGTAATTAAAATATGGACCATTAACGGGGATGGTTTGACCAACTATTTTCGTTGACCAACCCGCATAGTAACGAAAATGTTCAATAGCTAACGGCACATCTGCCGCCGATGTTTCACTGATGGGCTTTCCGTTATCTAGTGTATCAAGCTGAGCCAGCTCTTCTTGATGTTTTTCCATGAGATCCGCTAACTTATAAATCAATCGACTTCTTGAGGCAGCACTCATTTTTGACCATGGGCCGTCATCAAATGCCTTTCTCGCTGCTTTTACCGCACGATCAACATCTTCTTCACCCGCTTCACTCACAGTAGCAAGGACTTCCCCTGTTGCTGGATTTAACGTGTCAAAACTCTTCCCTGTTGCCGATTCGACCCATTGACCATTGATATACAACTTTTTCGTGCCTACTAGGAATTTCTCCAGACGCTCATTGATTTGTAACGTTTGTACCACAAAATCCCTCCTCAGAAATGATTCATATAACACTTTCTTCACAAGCTATGAGAACCCTTCCGAAAATAAAGAATAACCTTCGATTATTTCCGGGGAAATGTGTTTAAATTCAACATAGAACGACAAGAAAAGACAGCATAGTGCCGATTCGGACAACCCATCATTTTTGAATAAATAACTTAAAGCCAAATGAACCATTTGTGTATCTAACTAAAATAAATTAAAAAATTCAAACTAAAATGGACTTAAAATATCAACCTGATTAGCTTGGTTAGTAATTACAAACCTAAAAATATAATCCAAAAATGAGCTCCCTTTTCCTACAAGTAGCTTAGTGGTAAGTAAACCTTCAGAAAAGGCAAACGCATGTTGGTTCGTTTTATTAAGCTTGAGAATATACTACTTTAACCATTTTAGGGTTGGCAAAAAACCAAAATATTACGTTTATCAACCTTTTCTATCCGGCAAGGCATAGACCGCCATAAGAATTAAACCAATTGTTAACCCAATAACTGCTAAAGTAATGAGGATTGGCCATAATGCAAGTTGAGTCAGTCCAATCAGAAACAACGCAAAGAACAGACAGATGGCGACGAAAAAGGGATAATCCCGCTGGGTCATCGTTTTGAACTGGAATAGCGTTGCCTTTTCCGGCTCCATTTTTGTAACTAAACTACCTATAATCACACCGGCAAGAGAGAATACAATGCCAATAATAACTGTATGTGGCCATTGCATGATTTCACCAATAATAGTTACAATTCCTCCAGAAAGAATTCCGGACATGGCCCCATTCGAATTGGCTCTCTTCCAATAAATCCCCGCCAATACAGGAATAAAAGTAGCCCCGGCAAAAATATGCATCGTACCTAAAAGCAACTGCATGATGGAAGGCGTAAGAATGGCGGCTATCGTGCCCATACCACCAATCACAACAATTGATAATCGCGATAAATTAATACCTGTTTTTTCATTAATTGTTTCACTTTTTCCTTTCTTATATCGCTCATAGAGATCACGTGACACGTGGATCGATGCTCCAAGAAGATTAGAATCCACAGTTGACATTGCCGCTCCTATAATGCCGGTTACAATGACCATCCCAATCCATGGATTGATGACT
This window of the Tuberibacillus sp. Marseille-P3662 genome carries:
- the sspK gene encoding small acid-soluble spore protein K; the encoded protein is MVDRGEKQYPVQNENSIQPRAKAEFSSKRANGTTRTRPQERMYLSNQVRNHHHE
- a CDS encoding aldehyde dehydrogenase family protein, whose translation is MVQTLQINERLEKFLVGTKKLYINGQWVESATGKSFDTLNPATGEVLATVSEAGEEDVDRAVKAARKAFDDGPWSKMSAASRSRLIYKLADLMEKHQEELAQLDTLDNGKPISETSAADVPLAIEHFRYYAGWSTKIVGQTIPVNGPYFNYTRHEPVGVVGQIIPWNFPLLMAAWKLGAALATGCTIILKPAEQTPLSALYLAQLAEEAGFPEGVLNVIPGFGETAGSPLVKHPEVNKIAFTGSTEIGQYIMSEASNTLKRVTLELGGKSPNIILPDADMTKAVPGAVSGIMFNQGQVCSAGSRVFIQKKSFDNVVADLVDYSKNIKQGQGLHPDTQMGPLVSKEQQNRVLNYINKGQDEGAELLTGGQHSDQGYFVEPTVFADVGDDMSIAKEEIFGPVVTAMPFEDLDEVVGRANNSEYGLAAGLWTENVRSAHYVASKLKAGTVWVNCYNVFDAAAPFGGFKSSGMGREMGSYALNNYTEVKDVWINMN
- a CDS encoding YpzG family protein — protein: MGKGKSKAFAEQFKSPRANPKRASNQVNGETAPTQQDKIMAIYTQTRVPFK